Proteins co-encoded in one Candidatus Brocadia sp. genomic window:
- the phoU gene encoding phosphate signaling complex protein PhoU produces the protein MTREAYHKALKNLEDEVLQMGEMVANAIRNSVESLQKRDINASREIIKNDLLINKKRFDIEEKCILLIATQQPMAVDLRELTSILSIVTDLERMGDHAEGIAKINILMGSEPLVKPLIDIPRMADIGLSMLDKCLKAFIDRDTETARRICNEDDQVDALHDQIYRELLVLMMENHRIIRMATYLTWVSHNLERIADRVTNIAERIVFMVTGKMEEINVSKY, from the coding sequence ATGACACGTGAGGCCTATCACAAGGCATTAAAAAATCTTGAGGACGAAGTGCTGCAGATGGGGGAGATGGTGGCAAACGCCATAAGAAACTCTGTGGAGTCGTTACAAAAAAGGGATATAAATGCATCCAGGGAGATCATAAAGAACGATCTTCTCATAAATAAAAAACGGTTTGATATTGAAGAAAAGTGTATTTTGCTTATTGCCACACAACAACCCATGGCGGTTGATTTGAGGGAGTTGACTTCTATCTTAAGCATAGTAACGGATCTCGAACGCATGGGTGACCATGCAGAGGGGATTGCAAAGATAAACATTTTAATGGGTAGCGAGCCGTTGGTAAAGCCTCTGATAGATATTCCCAGGATGGCCGATATAGGGCTATCCATGCTTGACAAATGCCTTAAGGCATTTATTGATAGAGATACGGAGACGGCAAGACGTATCTGCAATGAGGATGATCAGGTGGATGCCCTTCATGACCAGATTTACAGGGAGCTCCTGGTACTCATGATGGAGAATCATCGGATAATCCGCATGGCTACCTATCTTACCTGGGTGTCCCACAATCTGGAACGCATTGCTGACAGGGTTACTAATATTGCAGAAAGGATTGTCTTTATGGTCACAGGGAAGATGGAAGAGATAAACGTGTCGAAGTATTAG